GAGACTAGCCTGATGCGCCGCGAGAGTAGCTAATTCTTCAGTGGCAGGGACTTCTGTTCGCCCGCTGATGCGTGTCAAGATAATCGTTTGGACTAAACCGGGGACAGTTAATTCTATTTTGAGTTTGGCTGCTGCTGCTTGAAAAGCGCTAATACCTGGAATGACTTCAAAAGGAATTTGTGCCTCTGCCAAAAGGTGCATTTGCTCATGAATGGCGCTGTAGAGACTAGGATCGCCAGAATGAAGACGAACGACAGATTTATGTTGCGATCGCACTCTTTCGATCATGATTGGCAAAATCTCTTCTAAAGTCTGATTTGCAGTCCTAATTATCTCTGCATCTTTTCGGCAAAGCTCTAAAATCTGTTCGGGTACTAAAGAATCAGCGAATAAAATCACATCAGCAACAGCCAAGAGTTTTTGTGCCTTGACCGTTAATAAATCTGGATCTCCAGGGCCAGCACCTACAATGTACACAGCAGGTTCTATAGCAGATAGTGTTTTTGTATAACTCATGTTAGCCGTATATTCACGTTGAACAGAACACACAGCGATTCCTCAAAAAATTTATTTGGCATTTTCTTCGGTATCTTTCCGGATTCACCATCTTTTCTTGGAAGAGAGTAGTGGTAGATGCACCCTGGTTAAGCCCTAGAGAACACTCTGGGGCATTTTTTATTTTTGGGCATTGGGCATTGCTTCTTTTTCCCACTCTCTGCACAGACGCGTAGACGCAGGGAGTGCGGCTTCTCGTAAGAGTATAATCGCGTCTCTACCCCCAGTCCCTCATACTCCATCACCCTTAGACGGAGATACATCAGGCAAAGGGCGTTTGATTAAATAAAGCCAAGCTAATCCGGCTAATCCTAGGGTAATTCCTAAAGAACTCACTACTTGTGCCATTCGTAACGGCCCTAGCATCAAGCTATCAGTCCGAAAGCCTTCGATCCATAGACGTCCTAAGCTGTAGGCTACCCAGTAAATTAGAAACAGTGTGCCTACCTTGAGGCGTGGCTTGCCAGACAAAGACCGAAAAAACAAAGTTATCAACAACGCAAATACTCCTAAATCCCAAAGAGACTCGTAGAGGAAGGTGGGATGGAAATAGTCGAAATTAGCGTATTCTGGGGGACGATGATCCAGTGGAATATACAACTTCCAAGGCAAGTTGGTGGGGCCGCCAAAAGCTTCTGAGTTGAAGAAATTACCCCAACGTCCGATCGCCTGCCCTAAAATTAGCGAAGGAGCCACCAAATCTGCCAGTTGCCAAAAAGAAACCTTTTTGAGTTTGGCAAAGATTAACGCTGCCGTAACGCCACCGAGAATTGCTCCATGAATGGCAATACCTCCTTCCCAAATAGCAATAATTTTTTCTGGATTTGGAGCATATTCTGACCAGCGAAACAAAACGTAATAAAGTCGAGCGCCAGGAATTGCCCCAATTAACAACCAAAAGAACAAATCGCTTAGCAACTCCGGATTAACATTACGGCGCTTTGCCAAGTTCTGGGAAAGGATGACACCAATTAGCACTGCTGTGGCAATCAACAAGCCATACCAGCGGATAGTTAACGGCCCAATTTTCAGCAGAATCGGGCCTGGAGAAGTAAATTGAAATGCCAAGGGCAAAGTGGAAAAATCCAGTGCCATGCAAGATTACCTAGAATAATTCATGAACTACCCCTGTACTTTGCTAAATACAGGGTTTTTTATATGTCAACTACTGAGGTTTCCTTGAATCCTCCACAATCTTGTAGAGATGTAAGTAGTACTCAGGTAATTAACTTTGATGGATAGGGAAGAATCGACGTGGAGAATGAAAATTTACCATATCCCCGTCTTACACCCAACTCGTCAATTTGAACTTGACAGACTAGTAGAGGGTTAGTATCCACTTTTAGGAGTCTAGTAGTTCTTAACGCTTACTTGAGCATAACTTGTGCCATCACAACAATTGACATCAAACTGTCGTGCAAATAAGAATGCATCCTGCTATTGACTGGATGCTTGTCATGATTGTATTTCTTCTCCACCAGACCAAGGCGAACATTTTCAAATCTGAATTTAGAATTTTAAATTGTTTAGCCCTCTTACTCAGAACACGAGATGGTAGATTTGAGTAAGTTACACAAAATAGTTTCAATATAATCACTTAAACAATTTTGATTTATCTAAAATTGTGATTGCTATTTATCCTGGTAGCTTCGACCCCATCACCTTGGGACACCTTGACATCATTCAGCGCGGCAGTAGGCTGTTTGAGCGTGTAATTGTTGCCGTACTGCGGAACCCCAACAAAATGCCACTGTTTAGCGTGCAACAACGGCTAGAACAAATTAGTTTTTCTACCCGGCATCTAGCTAATGTAGAAGTAGACACCTTTGATGGTCTTACCGTAAACTATGCTCAAATGCGACAAGCACAAGTTTTGCTACGGGGTTTACGGGCGGTGTCAGACTTTGAAATAGAGTTACAGATGGCTCACACGAATAAAACTCTTTCTACTCAAATAGAGACAGTTTTTCTAGCAACCTCAAATGAGTATAGTTTTTTAAGTAGTAGTGTGGTAAAAGAGATTGCAAGGTTTGGTGGCTCTGTCGATCATCTCGTTCCCCCACACATTGCCCTGGATATATATCAATGCTACAACCAAAACTCTCCAATGCTGAATCCAATCACAACGGAAGCAATGCCCCGCAAGAGTATCCCAACGGAATCTCCAATGGAGATGCTGCGGGAACAGGAAGCGTAGATATTCAGTTGGAACTAAACCGCCTAGAGGAAATGGTTCTCTCTAGCCTACGGATTCCGCTAACAGGACGCACGCTGATAGATGAAGAAGAGCTACTTGATCAGCTCGATTTCATCCGACTTTCTTTACCATCGGTTTTTCAGGAAGCAGCAGCTACTTTGGAACAAAGGGAAGAAATTCTGCTGGAAGCAGAATTGTATGGACAGCAAGTTGTTGAAGCAGCGCAAGCAAAAAGAGCGCAAATTTTAGCTGAAAGCGAGATTATTAAACAAGCAGAGCAAGAAGCTGAACAACTGCGGCGACAAGTACAACAAGAATGCGAGGCAATAATGCAAGAAACCCTTGCAGAAATTGACCGAAAGCGGCAAGCCTGCCAGCAAGAGTTAGAACAAATGCGACAAACTGCGATCGCACAAGCTCAAGAAATTGAAGATGGTGCTGATGAATACGCTGATAGCGTACTGCAAAATATCGAACAGGATCTCAAAGATATTTTACGAATTATTACTAACGGGCGGCAACAACTGCAAATAGATAACCTCACGCAGCGTACTTCACCTCCTGGCAAGAAAAGATAGAGGATTTAAGGGAAGATGGGGCAGAATTATCCTTTGGGTTTAGTTGTTGGCTAAACCTAATAATTTTTATGAATACTTTTACGTTTTTATACTTTAAGCCAAACTATTGATGACGGGTTTACAGCTATTTTAAGGTAAATTAACTACATCTTTTTTTGTCTCACGCAAAGGCGCAAAGAAGAACGCAAAATTATCAATGAGGTTTCACCATAATAGGGATTTTATATTGTTTCAACTTCATTGATTTTGGGTTCAAGTTTCTTGAAAACGTTTCAATCCCTAATAGGGATTTTATATTGTTTCAACCTCCGGCTGGCGTGCGCTCGCGCTGGAATTGTCGGTTGCTCGTTTCAATCCCTAATAGGGATTTTATATTGTTTCAACTTGGGATATTTCACCCCTCCTCGGAATGGACTTATTCGTTTCAATCCCTAATAGGGATTTTATATTGTTTCAACTCTTTATGGTCAGGGTAATACTGCGGCTATCCGTGGTTTCAATCCCTAATAGGGATTTTATATTGTTTCAACTCAGGTTTTGAATTAGTGGGATCTAAAGGTTTTGCGTTTCAATCCCTAATAGGGATTTTATATTGTTTCAACCCTCGTAAATATAGGGAAGTCCCTCGTATTTATTCGTTTCAATCCCTAATAGGGATTTTATATTGTTTCAACCTATTACAAGCTGTTAGCCAGTATTAAAAGTCAAGTTTCAATCCCTAATAGGGATTTTATATTGTTTCAACTTATGAGTTTCCAGAAGGTGCAGAGTTACACGGTTTCAATCCCTAATAGGGATTTTATATTGTTTCAACACTATTGCGATCGTACTCATCTCCCTCTATCATAAGTTTCAATCCCTAATAGGGATTTTATATTGTTTCAACTTATGACCTGCCTAAACTAGATGCGCTGGCTGAAGAATTAAGTTTCAATCCCTAATAGGGATTTTATATTGTTTCAACGCAGGGAGAATAGTTGAACTTTTTAATATCGTTGCGTTTCAATCCCTAATAGGGATTTTATATTGTTTCAACGTAACTGGAAAGACAAAAGCCTTTTCTTAATTGGTTTCAATCCCTAATAGGGATTTTATATTGTTTCAACGCAATTCAAGCTGGAGATAAAGCACGGGAAGCAGCAGTTTCAATCCCTAATAGGGATTTTATATTGTTTCAACTCGATCTTTTCTGTTTCTGATTGCAAGAAACTTAGTTTCAATCCCTAATAGGGATTTTATATTGTTTCAACTTTGTACAGCTTGAATATTTCTTGCATACGGCTATGTGTCCGTTTCAATCCCTAATAGGGATTTTATATTGTTTCAACGCAAGCGATCGCGGCTTATGAGGCACAAACAATTCTAGTTTCAATCCCTAATAGGGATTTTATATTGTTTCAACCTTCTGGCGGTTCGTATTGAACCGCTTCGGGGTCAGAGTTTCAATCCCTAATAGGGATTTTATATTGTTTCAACTTTTGCATTAGGCGATCGCGTTAGCCTCGTCTCTGTTTCAATCCCTAATAGGGATTTTATATTGTTTCAACCACAGAGTATGTGTTAAGAGTTCTAGGAGTGACCGTTTCAATCCCTAATAGGGATTTTATATTGTTTCAACAGCAGCATCTATATTTGGTGGGTCAGGTTTGTTAGTTTCAATCCCTAATAGGGATTTTATATTGTTTCAACAGCCCAATGTTGAAAAGTTGATGATATTTGGTTTTCAAGGTTCAGTAGTGTCAATGTGGAGATATATTAGCATTCTAAGCCTGGGTGTCGTCAAGGGAGGTAGTGATATTTTGTTGGAAACTCCTTGATAGCAATGGTTACGCAGTTTGCGTCAACCTACTTTTTCAAATTTTGCTCCCAAACCTTTATTTAACAAGCAGTACAGCCGAAATTCTGCCATCACCCTTGCTTACACCTATTGATTGACGCAGTTTCCTACTGGACTACAAAGTATAGGTGAAATCGTTCACTAACATACCAGGAACTAGACTTCCTCCAAGTTGACGACCATCATATGTACCGACTTCGGGAATAAATTCCTGAAAAGTAGTTAAATCAACTAGATTTTCTCCCCAGAAGCGATAGAGACTTTCATCAAAACGTAGGTTTTCAATGGGAGCGATAATTTCTCCGTTTTCTACCCAAAAACAAGCATAGCGGGTCATGCCTGTGATTCTACCAGTTTGGCGATCGCTCCAGTTTAAATAATGCAAATTCGATACATATAATCCTGTATCTAAACTCGGCAGAATTTGCTCAAATACTAAGTTTCCTGGACACACTTCTGGCGCACGTAAAGTCTCTGAAGCATTAGCACCATTGGCAACTTTGTTATATTCTTTAGCCGTACGAGAATTAACTAAAGAAGTTACCAAATATCCTTTTTCTATTACAATTATCTCTGGTGCAGCCATTTCTCCTAATTCATTAAATCGCGGCACTAAACCCTGTTGAAAGTTTTCTTTTAAACTAAATACGGTCGAAAGTTGTTTTTCTTGACGCGCTAAAGCAGCTAAAGCACTGTTTCCTTGTTGAATATCAGCTTCGCTTACACCTCCCCAAGAAAGCATCACTAATAAATCTGCAACAGCAGCAGGTGCGAAATAAGTTCTATAATTTCCGCGTGACAATTCTTTAGCTGGACGAGAAAGCAGTTCTAGTTGCTTTTTTGCTTCACTAATTTTAGCTGTATAAGCAGAGCCATCCCAATCACTTCCAGCAAAAGTACCTTTAACAGCTTGTTCAGAGGTAGAAAATAGGGAATAATCTAAGGTAAAAGAATCAGTAGCAAACCAGTGTTTTTGACCGTTGGAATCACCATAAGCTTTTACTACTACGCCTCCAGCGTATATTCCTGTAAAATCTAATTCAGAGACTAGTTCTAGCACACTTGAAACTACTGCTTCTGCGGGTAATAAATTTCCATAATTTACTTCCCTACTGGTCTTATTTCCTGATGGTAAAACTAGATATGAATCGATAGGTAATAGAGTAAGTTCATAACGCATTTCTTGCAAAGAATTATAGGCTAACTGCCAATCTGCATCCCAATTTCCAGTCCAGGAAAATTGCCGGAAACTACTGCGCTGATTTGCCATCAAAGTTAGTTCAATCAAACCATCAGCAACATAACCGGTTTGTCGTACTTTAGCGTTATTGAAACGAGTAAATTGGCTCCGTTCGCTGCTTAGACGCACGGTGAATTGTTCACTTTCTGCTTTTTTAACTAGCAGAGTATCAATCAGTTGGTTAAAGCTAACTTCTAAAGCAGATAATTCCTCAATTTGCATGAATATTAATAGGAATAAATAGTGAATACTGAGAGTGAGAAGTTATGAATGAGGAGTTATGAGTTGAAGAATTATTGAATTAAAAACTTCTAATTATTAACCCCTAACTTTGTACTTTTTCAACTTCCGCCGCCAAAAACTTCAACGTTAGCAAATTGACAAACGGGTGAACCATGTCCTACGGAAATGGCCTGATTTGGTTCTCCTTTACCACAGTAAGGTGTGCCGTACATTTGCCAACTGGAAGCATCTCCTATTTGGATTAAGCTGTGCCAAAACTCTGGTGTTGTGGCGCGATAGTTGGGATTGCGGAGAGTTTTAGTGATTTTACCGTTTTCAATTAATTTGGCATACTCGCAACCAAATTGGAATTTATAGCGGCGATCGTCAATTGACCAAGAGCGATTAGATTCCATGTAAACACCGTGTTCTATTCCGGCAATGATTTGATCAAAAGTGGCATTTCCAGGCTCTAAATTCAAGTTTGCCATGCGATCAATCGCTGGGCGATTCCATGAACAAGCACGCGCACAAGCAACCCCCTGTACACCTGCTCTTGCTTGACTTTCTAAACTGCCTAGACCCCGCTGGAGTACACCTTCTTTGATTAAATATTCTCGTGTTGCCGCTGCACCTGTATCATCAAAGCCATAGCTGGCAAATTCACCAGATACAGTGGGGTCAAAGGTAATATTCATCAGCGGCGAACCATACACTAGTTTGCCAAAATCACTTTTGCTGACAAAGCTACCCCCAGCGTAGTTGCGCTCATCTCCCAAAATTCGGTCAATTTCTAGGGGATGCCCAACACTTTCATGGATTTGTAGCATCATTTGGTCTGGAGCTAAAACTAAATTGGTGCGTGTGGTTGGGCATTCCTCTGCTGTCAGCAGTTCTAATACTTGTTCGCCAACTTGCTGCACTCCACACCATAAGTCATCTGGGTTTAAAAGTTCTAGTCCACCTTGATAACAGTTTGCGTGTCCGCCGTTATTGCTGCGCTGCTGTACATTTGTGCCATCTTGAGCAGTCACTCCATAATGAGTAGCTATAGATAGAATTTTTTGATACACCTGGGAGTCGTTGCTGCTGACAAACCAAGTTTCTCTGTCTGTAGTACTGACGCTGGCTGTGGTTTGCACAATCTTGTCGTCAACTTTCAGCTTTTGGCAAATGCGAATCAATAAATCGTTGATTTCTCCTGGGCTTAGAGCATCGAATGGCTTTAGGAATTGCGAGCTATATTCACCAACTACTTTGGGGCGCTCACTCTCTTGGAAGGGATGTATCCACCATTGGCTAGCTGCTAGTGCTTGTTTATACGCTATTTGAACTGCGGCTTGCAGAGATGATAGTTCTAATGAGTTAGTGGCTGCATAACCCAGAGAACCATCTACCAAAACTTCCAGCATGGCTCCTACAGTAAAGGATTTGCCGTTTACCTGGGGTACGCTATCACGCACAAAACGGGTAGTGGAAGTTTCCTTTACGGCTCTAATGCCAATCCAATTAGCAGGAATATCGAAATTAGCGATCGCTTTTTTAAGTTCAGAAAACATAATTTAGGAGAATAGGGAATAGGGAATGGGGAATGGGGAATGGGGCATTGAGAATAATTCAATTCCTAGTCCCTAGTCCCCTCTAATTCCGATGCCAACGAGTGCCATTTGGATTATCAATCAGGGTAATACCTTGTGCTTGCAGTTCGTTACGAATGCGATCGCCTTCAGCAAAATTCCTGGCTTTTCTCGCTGCTTGTCGTTGTTGAATTAAATCTTCAATTTCCGCATCGCTCAAACCATCATTTACAGGAGTTTGGGCTTCTATTTTTGCTTCTAAGCCCAATACTCCAGCTAAAGTCACGAGTGTTTGCCACTGTATTTTTAACTCATCTACTGGTGTCTCAGTTTTTCCTTGATGCACAAGAATATTTCCCTCACGTTCCAGTTGTTTGGCTAATTCAAACAGCACTGTTAACCCACCAGGAAAATTAAAGTTTTCATTCACAGCTTCTTGGAAACGTTCAATATAGGCATTGGGTACTGAAATTTCCCCAGTCCCTAATCCCCATTGCCCCTTATCCCCAGAGGGGGCCCCGAGTTCCCCAGTGCCCAGTTCCCAGCCTAGCTGTTTACCATGTTGATAGCCGAAGAGTAAACCTTCTTTTAGAGTATGCCAAGCGTTTGTTTTATCTGCGATCGCTTCATTGGTAAAATCAATTGGTGTACGATATTGCGCTTGCAGTACCAATAACCGCACCGCCATTGGGTCAACTCCTCGATCCAGTAAGTCGCGAATAGTAGTAAAGTTGCCCAAAGATTTGGACATTTTTTCCCCATCCACCTTGACCATGCCGTTATGCATCCAGTAACGAGCTAGAGGTTTCCCTGTCACAGCCTCAGATTGGGCAATTTCGTTTTCATGGTGGGGAAAAACTAAGTCTTCTCCGCCTGCATGAATGTCAATTGTATCACCCAAGCGATCGCGTACCATTGCGGAGCATTCTATATGCCACCCTGGACGACCTTTTCCCCACGGAGAATCCCAGGCAGGTTCTCCTGGTTTTGCTGCTTTCCACAAAGCAAAATCATCTTTGTCTCTTTTTCTTTGATACTCTGCATCTTCTGTATCAACTCGTCCACTTGCGCCAGCTTGCAAATCTTCTAGTTTGCGTCCAGAAAGCTTACCGTACTCACTAAACTGCTTGATTGCATAATATACATCTCCCTGTGAGGGGTAGGCAAAGCCTTTATTTTCCAACTCATGAATTAGCCGCTGAATGCCATTCATCGTATGCGTCGCACGCGGATATTCATCGGCTTCTTTGATATTCAGCCGCGCCATATCCTCAAAATATGCTTTGATGAAGCGATCGGCTACAGCCTCCATTGATGAGTGTTCAAGACAGGCTCGTTTGAGAATCTTGTCATCAATATCAGTAAAATTCTGGACGTAACGGACTTCATAGCCGATAAACTGAAGATATCGACGCACTACGTCCCATACAATGCAAGCTCTAGCATGACCCAAATGACAGTAGTCATACACCGTCACGCCGCAGTAATACATCTTAACCTTGCCTGGTTCGACTGTTTCAAACGGTTCCAGACGACGGGTGAGGGTATTGTAAAGGGTTAGGGTCATAAGCAATTCAAAATTCACTCATTCAAAATTCAAAATGAAAAACCCCGTATTGGCAAGCATTTTGACTGCTGACTATATGCAGGTTAAACGTGGAACAGCTTAACAGATGTCATGCTAAATAGATAGATACGCAATAATAGGGTAAAGCACTGGGATGACAGTCCAGCATCCCTATGCTAGTACGTTACGGCAAAAATCAACATACTGTTGGACAAAATGTCAACAGCCCAAAAATGAAAGATTTTGGAATTTTGAATTCCACGTAACGGTGCTAATGTTTTCTGGACTATCTGCGCTACATTCTATTTTTGATTTTTAATAACAGCACCATGCAATCAGCAGTCACTCCCGAATCTCAAGCAATGGATGCGCCCAAACAAGGGATGCCAGTCACAATTATTACAGGCTTCCTCGGTAGCGGCAAGACAACTTTACTTAATCATATTCTCACTAACCAACAGGGTTTGAAAACCGCTGTTCTCGTTAATGAGTTTGGTGAAATTGGCATCGATAACGAGTTAATTGTCTCCACAGGCGAGAACATGGTGGAGCTAAGTAATGGTTGTATTT
This region of Nostoc sp. UHCC 0302 genomic DNA includes:
- the cobM gene encoding precorrin-4 C(11)-methyltransferase, coding for MSYTKTLSAIEPAVYIVGAGPGDPDLLTVKAQKLLAVADVILFADSLVPEQILELCRKDAEIIRTANQTLEEILPIMIERVRSQHKSVVRLHSGDPSLYSAIHEQMHLLAEAQIPFEVIPGISAFQAAAAKLKIELTVPGLVQTIILTRISGRTEVPATEELATLAAHQASLCLYLSARHVENAQAKLLEYYSAETQVAICFRLGWPDEKIRVVPLKQMADCTHQEKLIRTTLYVISPALLPATARSRLYHPEHSHLFRSSHH
- the lgt gene encoding prolipoprotein diacylglyceryl transferase, which translates into the protein MALDFSTLPLAFQFTSPGPILLKIGPLTIRWYGLLIATAVLIGVILSQNLAKRRNVNPELLSDLFFWLLIGAIPGARLYYVLFRWSEYAPNPEKIIAIWEGGIAIHGAILGGVTAALIFAKLKKVSFWQLADLVAPSLILGQAIGRWGNFFNSEAFGGPTNLPWKLYIPLDHRPPEYANFDYFHPTFLYESLWDLGVFALLITLFFRSLSGKPRLKVGTLFLIYWVAYSLGRLWIEGFRTDSLMLGPLRMAQVVSSLGITLGLAGLAWLYLIKRPLPDVSPSKGDGV
- the coaD gene encoding pantetheine-phosphate adenylyltransferase yields the protein MIAIYPGSFDPITLGHLDIIQRGSRLFERVIVAVLRNPNKMPLFSVQQRLEQISFSTRHLANVEVDTFDGLTVNYAQMRQAQVLLRGLRAVSDFEIELQMAHTNKTLSTQIETVFLATSNEYSFLSSSVVKEIARFGGSVDHLVPPHIALDIYQCYNQNSPMLNPITTEAMPRKSIPTESPMEMLREQEA
- a CDS encoding DivIVA domain-containing protein, giving the protein MLQPKLSNAESNHNGSNAPQEYPNGISNGDAAGTGSVDIQLELNRLEEMVLSSLRIPLTGRTLIDEEELLDQLDFIRLSLPSVFQEAAATLEQREEILLEAELYGQQVVEAAQAKRAQILAESEIIKQAEQEAEQLRRQVQQECEAIMQETLAEIDRKRQACQQELEQMRQTAIAQAQEIEDGADEYADSVLQNIEQDLKDILRIITNGRQQLQIDNLTQRTSPPGKKR
- a CDS encoding TldD/PmbA family protein, whose amino-acid sequence is MQIEELSALEVSFNQLIDTLLVKKAESEQFTVRLSSERSQFTRFNNAKVRQTGYVADGLIELTLMANQRSSFRQFSWTGNWDADWQLAYNSLQEMRYELTLLPIDSYLVLPSGNKTSREVNYGNLLPAEAVVSSVLELVSELDFTGIYAGGVVVKAYGDSNGQKHWFATDSFTLDYSLFSTSEQAVKGTFAGSDWDGSAYTAKISEAKKQLELLSRPAKELSRGNYRTYFAPAAVADLLVMLSWGGVSEADIQQGNSALAALARQEKQLSTVFSLKENFQQGLVPRFNELGEMAAPEIIVIEKGYLVTSLVNSRTAKEYNKVANGANASETLRAPEVCPGNLVFEQILPSLDTGLYVSNLHYLNWSDRQTGRITGMTRYACFWVENGEIIAPIENLRFDESLYRFWGENLVDLTTFQEFIPEVGTYDGRQLGGSLVPGMLVNDFTYTL
- a CDS encoding TldD/PmbA family protein translates to MFSELKKAIANFDIPANWIGIRAVKETSTTRFVRDSVPQVNGKSFTVGAMLEVLVDGSLGYAATNSLELSSLQAAVQIAYKQALAASQWWIHPFQESERPKVVGEYSSQFLKPFDALSPGEINDLLIRICQKLKVDDKIVQTTASVSTTDRETWFVSSNDSQVYQKILSIATHYGVTAQDGTNVQQRSNNGGHANCYQGGLELLNPDDLWCGVQQVGEQVLELLTAEECPTTRTNLVLAPDQMMLQIHESVGHPLEIDRILGDERNYAGGSFVSKSDFGKLVYGSPLMNITFDPTVSGEFASYGFDDTGAAATREYLIKEGVLQRGLGSLESQARAGVQGVACARACSWNRPAIDRMANLNLEPGNATFDQIIAGIEHGVYMESNRSWSIDDRRYKFQFGCEYAKLIENGKITKTLRNPNYRATTPEFWHSLIQIGDASSWQMYGTPYCGKGEPNQAISVGHGSPVCQFANVEVFGGGS
- the cysS gene encoding cysteine--tRNA ligase; the protein is MTLTLYNTLTRRLEPFETVEPGKVKMYYCGVTVYDYCHLGHARACIVWDVVRRYLQFIGYEVRYVQNFTDIDDKILKRACLEHSSMEAVADRFIKAYFEDMARLNIKEADEYPRATHTMNGIQRLIHELENKGFAYPSQGDVYYAIKQFSEYGKLSGRKLEDLQAGASGRVDTEDAEYQRKRDKDDFALWKAAKPGEPAWDSPWGKGRPGWHIECSAMVRDRLGDTIDIHAGGEDLVFPHHENEIAQSEAVTGKPLARYWMHNGMVKVDGEKMSKSLGNFTTIRDLLDRGVDPMAVRLLVLQAQYRTPIDFTNEAIADKTNAWHTLKEGLLFGYQHGKQLGWELGTGELGAPSGDKGQWGLGTGEISVPNAYIERFQEAVNENFNFPGGLTVLFELAKQLEREGNILVHQGKTETPVDELKIQWQTLVTLAGVLGLEAKIEAQTPVNDGLSDAEIEDLIQQRQAARKARNFAEGDRIRNELQAQGITLIDNPNGTRWHRN